One Epidermidibacterium keratini DNA segment encodes these proteins:
- a CDS encoding MerR family transcriptional regulator, giving the protein MKITEFAKAGRTTARAVRHYHQIGILPEPARRANGYREYTLADLARLLRITWLARAGVPLRQIATLDSGDADTKRELEEVAAAVAAERDRLTRQYDALSAMIEATERGRPLTALPPELAKTLDRLAEQIADDPARRVLHSDRDMLEVLALTGELSPAMAQAYQQVADDPDELRSTLATARAFAALEGQRVVDAHERIDEVVDRLLAHPAVLQMLAGDIPPEAPGEDSAFFIPDPAQREVVLRLLARVRDGRQAR; this is encoded by the coding sequence ATGAAGATCACCGAGTTCGCCAAGGCGGGGCGTACGACGGCCCGCGCGGTGCGCCACTACCACCAGATCGGCATCCTGCCCGAGCCTGCCCGGCGCGCGAACGGCTACCGCGAATACACCCTCGCCGACCTGGCCCGGCTGCTGCGGATCACCTGGCTGGCACGCGCCGGCGTACCGCTGCGCCAGATCGCGACCCTGGACTCCGGCGACGCCGACACCAAGCGCGAGCTCGAGGAGGTCGCCGCGGCCGTCGCGGCAGAGCGCGACCGGCTCACCAGGCAGTACGACGCGCTGAGCGCGATGATCGAGGCCACCGAGCGGGGTCGCCCGCTCACCGCACTGCCGCCTGAGCTCGCCAAGACGCTCGACCGGCTGGCCGAGCAGATCGCCGACGATCCGGCTCGGCGCGTACTGCACAGCGACCGAGACATGCTCGAGGTGCTGGCGCTGACCGGCGAGCTGAGCCCGGCGATGGCGCAGGCCTACCAGCAGGTGGCCGACGACCCCGACGAACTGCGCAGCACGTTGGCGACCGCCCGGGCGTTCGCCGCCCTGGAGGGCCAGCGGGTGGTCGATGCCCATGAGCGGATCGACGAGGTGGTCGACCGGCTGCTGGCTCACCCCGCCGTACTGCAGATGCTCGCTGGCGATATCCCGCCGGAGGCGCCGGGGGAGGACTCGGCGTTTTTCATCCCGGACCCCGCGCAACGCGAGGTCGTGCTCCGGCTGCTGGCGCGAGTCCGAGACGGCAGGCAAGCGCGATGA